A genomic stretch from Ictalurus punctatus breed USDA103 chromosome 2, Coco_2.0, whole genome shotgun sequence includes:
- the doc2a gene encoding double C2-like domain-containing protein alpha isoform X2, translating into MTVRKGKKLTISIQEHMAIDVCPGPIRPIRQISAYFPRLSPTGEPISPHPTASSVALSPGLGASGVGSSTLLSPLQAGARGGGGTLSLSSSVDTSVDINSSDSDDCTALGTLEFELRYERATSSLHCTILRAKGLKPMDFNGLADPYVKIHLLPGASKANKLKTKTVRNSLNPVWNETLTYIGITEEDMHRKTLRLSVCDEDKLTHNEFIGESRVALRRVKPDQTKRFYTCLEHPPPLPSPTAMGAALRGISCYLREWEHEQLHSLEERGRLLLSLQFLPPSVEGDGEAQRGGLCVGVQRCAHLAAMDVNGFSDPYVKMSSFMRFLSQNWSVRRWRSLYGTMTWVDPMIL; encoded by the exons ATGACGGTGCGTAAAGGAAAGAAACTCACCATCTCCATCCAGGAACACATGGCCATAGACGTCTGCCCGGGCCCGATCCGACCAATCAGACAGATCTCCGCGTACTTCCCCCGTCTCTCACCAACCGGCGAGCCTATCTCCCCACACCCTACTGCCTCTTCAGTGGCCCTTAGCCCTGGTCTCGGGGCTTCTGGAGTGGGGAGCAGCACACTCCTCTCCCCACTGCAGGCCGGGGCCAGGGGAGGTGGTGGAACATTATCATTGTCCAGTAGTGTGGACACATCAGTCGACATTAACAGCTCTGACAGTGATGACTGTA CGGCTCTCGGGACATTAGAATTCGAACTGAGGTATGAGAGAGCAACCAGCTCGCTTCACTGCACCATCCTCAGAGCCAAG GGTTTGAAGCCTATGGATTTCAACGGCCTGGCAGATCCATATGTTAAGATTCATCTCCTGCCTGGAGCGAGTAAG GCTAATAAGTTGAAAACCAAAACTGTACGGAATTCCTTAAATCCAGTCTGGAATGAGACTCTAACATACATTGGAATCACGGAAGAAGACATGCACAGAAAGACCCtgag GTTATCAGTGTGTGATGAAGACAAGCTGACTCATAATGAATTTATTGGTGAGTCGCGGGTGGCTCTGAGGCGTGTGAAACCAGACCAGACAAAGCGCTTCTACACCTGCCTAGAGCATCCACCCCCT CTTCCCTCACCAACAGCAATGGGAGCGGCACTGCGAGGGATCTCCTGTTATCTCAGAGAA TGGGAACATGAGCAGTTGCACAGTCTGGAGGAGAGAGGCCGTCTGTTGCTGTCTCTCCAGTTCCTGCCTCCATCTGTAGAGGGAGATGGAGAAGCCCAGCGAGGAGGTCTGTGTGTCGGTGTTCAGCGTTGTGCTCACCTCGCCGCCATGGATGTCAATGGCTTCTCTGATCCCTATGTCAAAAT GAGTTCTTTTATGAGATTTCTCTCACAGAACTGGTCAGTAAGACGCTGGAGGTCACTGTATGGGACTATGACCTGGGTCGATCCAATGATTTTATAG
- the doc2a gene encoding double C2-like domain-containing protein alpha isoform X1 translates to MTVRKGKKLTISIQEHMAIDVCPGPIRPIRQISAYFPRLSPTGEPISPHPTASSVALSPGLGASGVGSSTLLSPLQAGARGGGGTLSLSSSVDTSVDINSSDSDDCTALGTLEFELRYERATSSLHCTILRAKGLKPMDFNGLADPYVKIHLLPGASKANKLKTKTVRNSLNPVWNETLTYIGITEEDMHRKTLRLSVCDEDKLTHNEFIGESRVALRRVKPDQTKRFYTCLEHPPPLPSPTAMGAALRGISCYLREWEHEQLHSLEERGRLLLSLQFLPPSVEGDGEAQRGGLCVGVQRCAHLAAMDVNGFSDPYVKIYLKPDVQKKSKHKTAVIKKTLNPEFNEEFFYEISLTELVSKTLEVTVWDYDLGRSNDFIGGVCLSCHSQGDALRHWMDCLRNKGQRVERWHVLTNELPQSSCQE, encoded by the exons ATGACGGTGCGTAAAGGAAAGAAACTCACCATCTCCATCCAGGAACACATGGCCATAGACGTCTGCCCGGGCCCGATCCGACCAATCAGACAGATCTCCGCGTACTTCCCCCGTCTCTCACCAACCGGCGAGCCTATCTCCCCACACCCTACTGCCTCTTCAGTGGCCCTTAGCCCTGGTCTCGGGGCTTCTGGAGTGGGGAGCAGCACACTCCTCTCCCCACTGCAGGCCGGGGCCAGGGGAGGTGGTGGAACATTATCATTGTCCAGTAGTGTGGACACATCAGTCGACATTAACAGCTCTGACAGTGATGACTGTA CGGCTCTCGGGACATTAGAATTCGAACTGAGGTATGAGAGAGCAACCAGCTCGCTTCACTGCACCATCCTCAGAGCCAAG GGTTTGAAGCCTATGGATTTCAACGGCCTGGCAGATCCATATGTTAAGATTCATCTCCTGCCTGGAGCGAGTAAG GCTAATAAGTTGAAAACCAAAACTGTACGGAATTCCTTAAATCCAGTCTGGAATGAGACTCTAACATACATTGGAATCACGGAAGAAGACATGCACAGAAAGACCCtgag GTTATCAGTGTGTGATGAAGACAAGCTGACTCATAATGAATTTATTGGTGAGTCGCGGGTGGCTCTGAGGCGTGTGAAACCAGACCAGACAAAGCGCTTCTACACCTGCCTAGAGCATCCACCCCCT CTTCCCTCACCAACAGCAATGGGAGCGGCACTGCGAGGGATCTCCTGTTATCTCAGAGAA TGGGAACATGAGCAGTTGCACAGTCTGGAGGAGAGAGGCCGTCTGTTGCTGTCTCTCCAGTTCCTGCCTCCATCTGTAGAGGGAGATGGAGAAGCCCAGCGAGGAGGTCTGTGTGTCGGTGTTCAGCGTTGTGCTCACCTCGCCGCCATGGATGTCAATGGCTTCTCTGATCCCTATGTCAAAAT ATATCTGAAGCCTGATGTgcaaaagaaatcaaaacataAAACGGCCGTGATTAAAAAGACCCTTAACCCAGAATTTAATGAG GAGTTCTTTTATGAGATTTCTCTCACAGAACTGGTCAGTAAGACGCTGGAGGTCACTGTATGGGACTATGACCTGGGTCGATCCAATGATTTTATAG GTGGAGTATGTCTGAGCTGTCACTCACAGGGAGATGCTCTACGCCATTGGATGGACTGTCTGAGGAATAAGGGACAGAGGGTGGAGCGATGGCATGTCCTGACCAATGAACTCCCTCAGAGCTCCTGTCAGGAGTGA